The following coding sequences are from one Candidatus Stygibacter australis window:
- a CDS encoding formylglycine-generating enzyme family protein: MNRSIIAIILITLLSLIMLSCSDDDNTTDIDDETMPGMVLIEAADAQFEMGSETDYEDESPVHNVSFGRDFWMDESEVTQAEYDSVMTAAYADYILPDWNNPYGVGDEYPAYTLEWGDAVLYCNALSRFAGLDSVYSYTSISGTPGNLCELEDMTSDITKSGYRLPTEAEWEFAYRGNATTDFYWGKDYDPYPANAADSTEFNSNAVWYGNSWEYGGDDPQYGTHQVRSGLPNAYGLYDMSGNLWEWCHDWYSGYTADSQIDPAGPESGSWHSIRGGSWANHAEYLRATNRTFYAPCYYYYLIGFRTVLPVTD; the protein is encoded by the coding sequence ATGAATAGATCAATAATAGCGATAATATTAATTACCCTTTTATCACTGATAATGCTTTCCTGCAGTGATGATGACAATACAACTGATATTGATGATGAAACAATGCCTGGAATGGTGTTGATCGAAGCTGCTGATGCCCAATTTGAGATGGGCTCGGAAACAGATTATGAAGATGAATCTCCTGTTCATAATGTAAGTTTCGGTAGAGATTTCTGGATGGATGAAAGCGAAGTTACTCAGGCTGAATATGACAGTGTGATGACCGCTGCTTATGCTGATTATATATTACCGGACTGGAATAATCCCTATGGCGTAGGAGATGAATATCCTGCTTATACACTGGAATGGGGAGATGCTGTGCTTTATTGCAATGCACTCAGTCGTTTTGCAGGATTGGACAGTGTATATTCATATACGAGTATTAGCGGCACGCCTGGTAATTTATGTGAGCTTGAAGATATGACCAGCGACATAACAAAATCAGGTTATCGTCTGCCTACGGAAGCTGAATGGGAATTTGCTTATCGGGGTAATGCAACCACTGATTTTTACTGGGGTAAGGATTATGATCCCTATCCGGCAAATGCTGCTGATTCTACAGAATTTAACAGCAATGCGGTTTGGTATGGGAATTCCTGGGAATATGGGGGAGATGATCCTCAGTATGGTACACATCAGGTGAGATCAGGTTTACCAAATGCTTATGGATTATATGATATGAGTGGAAATCTCTGGGAATGGTGTCATGACTGGTATAGTGGCTATACTGCAGATTCACAGATAGATCCAGCGGGTCCTGAATCAGGTAGCTGGCATTCCATCAGAGGGGGAAGCTGGGCAAATCATGCTGAGTATCTGCGTGCAACTAACCGTACATTTTACGCTCCCTGTTATTATTATTATTTGATTGGCTTCCGCACAGTGTTGCCTGTAACGGATTAA
- a CDS encoding aryl-sulfate sulfotransferase has product MKGRFILSRIKLIVLLILITGVLCAQEAYEGYTLYSPNGSHNTYLLDMEGDTVHTWYSSNSGGYSTYLLEDGLLLRPVSVPNTPMQGGASSGRFEKLDWDADTVWEFEYYGNDYLPHHDIEPMPNGNILLISWEIKTGAESLANGRTTALTLWPDYLVEIEPSGTTGGEVVWEWHFWDHLIQDHDPTKLNYGVVEDHPELLDINLGGAGGGPGGGGGDWLHINGIDYNEVLDQIVISSHFMDEIYVIDHSTTTEEAAGHAGGNSGMGGDILYRWGNPDNYGADGSYNFEVVHCAYWVPPDCPGAGNLMAFNNGDNNHQSKVVEIEPPYENTYNYNWTPGTSFAPELPVWQYSNGTGFYSNHLGSVQRLPNGNTLICESTSGDMFEVDESGAIQWSKNTTSEIARCLRYGIDYPGLAALYPNGEITGTVTDEITSLAISEAVITIGEFEVESDEDGNFSIEIPAGTYELNCEHEGYEFYEYGEDIELAANQVVELIIELTPVSAINEDEIDSVVLLGNYPNPFNPSTTISFVINNAAENTELGIYNLKGQKVITLVDEQLQAGQKNVVWEGKDKYGNTVPSGIYLYKLANGDHISTRKMILMK; this is encoded by the coding sequence ATGAAAGGAAGGTTTATTTTGAGCAGGATTAAACTGATAGTACTATTGATATTAATAACAGGGGTATTATGTGCCCAGGAAGCGTATGAGGGGTATACGCTATATAGCCCCAATGGGAGTCATAACACTTATTTACTGGATATGGAGGGGGATACAGTTCACACGTGGTATAGTTCTAATTCGGGAGGATATTCAACCTACCTTCTTGAAGACGGCTTATTGCTGCGACCAGTAAGTGTACCAAATACTCCCATGCAGGGAGGAGCCAGCAGTGGCAGGTTTGAGAAACTGGACTGGGATGCTGATACTGTGTGGGAATTTGAATACTATGGTAATGATTATTTACCTCATCATGATATTGAGCCCATGCCCAATGGCAATATTCTGTTAATCAGCTGGGAAATAAAAACTGGAGCAGAAAGTCTTGCCAATGGACGCACAACGGCATTAACTTTGTGGCCCGATTATCTTGTTGAGATAGAGCCGAGTGGAACAACTGGGGGAGAAGTTGTGTGGGAATGGCATTTCTGGGATCATTTGATCCAGGATCATGACCCTACAAAATTAAATTATGGAGTAGTGGAAGATCATCCAGAGCTATTGGACATTAATCTTGGCGGTGCCGGGGGAGGACCTGGTGGCGGTGGAGGTGACTGGCTGCATATTAATGGAATAGATTATAATGAAGTGCTTGATCAGATAGTGATCAGTTCTCATTTTATGGATGAAATCTATGTGATAGACCACAGTACAACAACGGAAGAAGCTGCCGGTCACGCAGGTGGCAATAGCGGAATGGGTGGAGATATTCTCTATCGCTGGGGTAATCCTGATAATTATGGTGCAGATGGCAGCTATAACTTTGAAGTGGTACATTGTGCCTACTGGGTGCCACCTGACTGTCCTGGAGCAGGAAATTTAATGGCTTTTAATAACGGGGATAATAACCATCAGTCAAAAGTAGTAGAAATAGAGCCGCCTTATGAAAATACTTATAATTACAACTGGACACCAGGAACTTCTTTTGCTCCTGAACTGCCAGTGTGGCAATATTCAAACGGGACAGGATTTTATTCCAATCATCTGGGCAGCGTTCAGCGTCTGCCAAATGGCAATACGCTGATCTGCGAATCTACCAGTGGTGATATGTTTGAAGTAGATGAATCTGGTGCCATACAATGGTCAAAGAATACAACTTCTGAGATTGCGCGCTGCCTTCGCTACGGAATAGATTATCCCGGTTTAGCAGCATTATATCCTAATGGAGAAATTACTGGAACAGTTACTGATGAAATTACCTCTCTGGCTATCTCAGAAGCAGTGATCACTATTGGTGAATTTGAAGTAGAGAGTGATGAAGATGGCAATTTCTCAATTGAAATCCCGGCAGGAACTTATGAATTGAACTGTGAACATGAAGGTTATGAGTTTTATGAATATGGTGAAGATATTGAACTGGCAGCTAATCAGGTGGTAGAGCTGATTATTGAATTGACTCCAGTGAGTGCAATAAATGAGGATGAGATCGACTCTGTAGTGCTGCTGGGAAATTATCCTAATCCCTTTAATCCATCCACTACGATCAGTTTTGTGATCAATAATGCTGCTGAAAATACTGAACTGGGAATTTATAATCTGAAAGGACAAAAGGTGATAACCCTGGTGGATGAGCAATTGCAGGCAGGTCAGAAAAATGTGGTCTGGGAAGGAAAAGACAAATATGGTAACACAGTACCTTCTGGTATTTATTTATATAAATTAGCAAATGGTGATCATATATCAACCAGAAAAATGATCTTAATGAAATAA
- a CDS encoding cohesin domain-containing protein, whose translation MKWIMVIIGLILLAGCALDDAATVESKIELTPYLVESSANVGEDIELKILVDECTEPIFGLCLQLEYDEEYLSYDNQSEIVTGEIFSDNSLVFVQAENGIVHISMTLQQDEQPVANTGMLCQLTFNCENAGITQFNIIQSEINAYDEDGNLIECEYQVSQEAELEIN comes from the coding sequence ATGAAATGGATTATGGTTATAATCGGATTAATATTATTAGCAGGATGTGCTCTTGACGATGCTGCTACTGTAGAGAGTAAGATAGAGTTAACTCCATATTTAGTGGAGAGTTCGGCAAATGTTGGGGAAGATATTGAACTAAAGATATTGGTTGATGAGTGTACTGAGCCTATTTTTGGCTTGTGTCTGCAATTAGAGTATGATGAAGAATATCTTTCTTATGACAATCAATCAGAAATAGTAACTGGCGAGATATTTTCAGATAATAGTCTTGTATTTGTTCAGGCAGAAAATGGAATTGTTCACATATCAATGACATTGCAGCAGGATGAGCAGCCAGTAGCGAATACAGGCATGTTGTGTCAGCTTACATTCAATTGTGAGAATGCAGGAATCACACAATTTAATATTATTCAGAGCGAGATAAATGCCTATGATGAAGATGGGAATCTGATAGAATGTGAATATCAGGTATCTCAGGAAGCTGAATTAGAAATAAATTAA
- a CDS encoding aminomethyltransferase family protein produces the protein MVKQGFNFPEQPRQTAVAEVEEWYQRHLAERLGREYVPIRRSNFGEYDMAVNYLSTVLEEAKAIEKLSIFNIDHMAQLEFKGSDAVKLLDRVLPADVAGMKIGQCKYSLLLNQLGGVLDDLIMMRMAEDEFILVINAGHDITDESQGKIADLDFILTFKLEDEDVIATDISDQLVKIDVQGPLSYKLITTLYGDSVIKNRHKPDKNMRYFTFNEFKHKGEKYIISRTGYTSRWGWELYIPVAKAIEQFQRILVLALDLGGLLVGLGGRDENRISAGNFGLPLNGSEYTPDTTPTNCPLFAAAIDMNKPEFVGRSVLEQEIKAGIDKRMVLFITEGIVSGRGIYKDGVRLGKVTSSINSPNVSEEKRDFIRSSRKSVTGDHGTAAIGLGWLEHNPFEIDSEGNDILQIDDKPVRIRVEFYREDENGKPKGKPVLGYISGDGVNVATAPKPLKNIQNL, from the coding sequence ATGGTAAAACAGGGATTTAATTTTCCTGAGCAACCGCGGCAAACTGCGGTGGCTGAAGTTGAAGAATGGTATCAGCGCCATTTAGCAGAACGATTAGGACGGGAATACGTGCCTATCCGTCGCAGTAATTTTGGTGAATATGATATGGCAGTAAATTATCTTTCGACTGTATTGGAAGAAGCCAAAGCTATAGAAAAATTATCTATTTTCAATATTGACCATATGGCACAACTGGAATTCAAGGGAAGTGATGCAGTTAAATTGCTTGATCGTGTTTTGCCTGCTGATGTGGCAGGTATGAAAATCGGGCAATGCAAATATTCTCTGCTATTGAACCAACTGGGTGGTGTGCTGGATGATCTGATCATGATGCGGATGGCAGAAGATGAATTCATCCTTGTGATCAATGCTGGTCATGACATTACTGACGAGAGTCAAGGCAAGATCGCTGATCTGGATTTTATCTTAACATTTAAGCTGGAAGATGAAGATGTGATCGCCACTGATATTTCTGATCAACTGGTTAAAATTGATGTCCAGGGACCTCTATCATATAAGCTGATAACCACATTGTATGGAGATAGTGTAATAAAGAATCGCCATAAACCAGATAAGAATATGCGCTATTTCACTTTTAATGAATTTAAGCATAAAGGTGAGAAATATATTATCAGTCGAACAGGCTATACCAGCCGCTGGGGCTGGGAACTTTATATTCCTGTAGCGAAAGCTATTGAGCAATTCCAGCGGATACTCGTGCTGGCACTTGATCTGGGTGGATTACTAGTAGGTCTCGGCGGTAGAGATGAAAACCGGATTTCGGCAGGAAATTTTGGTTTACCATTAAATGGCAGTGAATACACTCCAGATACCACTCCCACAAATTGTCCCTTATTCGCAGCAGCAATTGATATGAATAAACCTGAATTTGTCGGCAGATCAGTACTGGAGCAGGAAATAAAAGCTGGTATTGATAAACGTATGGTGCTCTTTATTACTGAAGGTATCGTCTCAGGTCGCGGAATATATAAGGATGGTGTTAGACTGGGCAAGGTTACTTCCAGTATTAATTCACCTAATGTAAGTGAAGAAAAAAGAGACTTTATCAGATCAAGCCGTAAGTCAGTTACTGGAGACCATGGTACAGCAGCTATTGGATTAGGCTGGCTGGAGCATAATCCCTTTGAAATTGACTCTGAAGGAAATGATATACTGCAAATAGATGACAAACCAGTCCGTATTAGAGTAGAATTTTATCGTGAAGATGAAAATGGTAAACCTAAAGGAAAACCCGTATTGGGATATATTTCTGGTGATGGTGTGAATGTAGCTACAGCACCTAAGCCATTAAAAAATATACAAAACTTGTAG